A genomic region of Trifolium pratense cultivar HEN17-A07 linkage group LG3, ARS_RC_1.1, whole genome shotgun sequence contains the following coding sequences:
- the LOC123912835 gene encoding uncharacterized protein LOC123912835 isoform X2, producing MDVKKIAVVVEDVDAARTALKWALINIIRHGDIITLLHVYNSNSNTRSRSRRSRSKARLLRLNGFRLALSFQDICNNYPNTKVEIIVTEGDQEGTKIAATVREIGASMLVVGLHDHSFLYKFAMAHSHINFNCRVLAIKQPHHGDTLSPMISSVAVVDSSTNLDFSQIDISNLQVPHTPSPKIRYRICPNPSAIIWRTRRS from the exons atggatgTGAAGAAAATAGCTGTGGTTGTAGAAGATGTGGATGCAGCTAGAACAGCTCTAAAATGGGCTCTAATAAACATCATTAGACATGGTGATATAATCACACTTCTTCATGTTTACAATTCTAATTCTAACACAAGATCAAGATCAAGAAGAAGTAGAAGCAAAGCTCGTCTTCTTCGCCTCAACGGTTTTCGATTAGCACTTTCCTTTCAAGACATTTGCAACAATTATCCAAAT ACAAAGGTTGAGATTATCGTGACAGAAGGGGACCAGGAAGGAACAAAGATTGCTGCTACTGTTAGAGAGATCGGTGCTTCTATGCTTGTTGTTGGACTACATGATCATAGTTTTCTTTACAA ATTCGCAATGGCCCATTCCCATATCAATTTCAACTGCAGAGTACTTGCCATCAAGCAGCCTCATCATGGTGACACACTAAGTCCCATGATATCATCAGTAGCTGTTGTAGATAGTTCAACCAACTTGGACTTTTCACAAATTGACATTTCTAATTTACA AGTACCTCATACCCCTTCACCAAAAATTCGATACAGAATCTGTCCAAACCCATCTGCAATTATTTGGAGAACAAGGAGAAGCTGA
- the LOC123912835 gene encoding uncharacterized protein LOC123912835 isoform X1 — MDVKKIAVVVEDVDAARTALKWALINIIRHGDIITLLHVYNSNSNTRSRSRRSRSKARLLRLNGFRLALSFQDICNNYPNTKVEIIVTEGDQEGTKIAATVREIGASMLVVGLHDHSFLYKFAMAHSHINFNCRVLAIKQPHHGDTLSPMISSVAVVDSSTNLDFSQIDISNLQIALLQSTSYPFTKNSIQNLSKPICNYLENKEKLIKDTISQFTIFISFFFFLLSICYNNLCSPTTHTLYTKKRVLITN; from the exons atggatgTGAAGAAAATAGCTGTGGTTGTAGAAGATGTGGATGCAGCTAGAACAGCTCTAAAATGGGCTCTAATAAACATCATTAGACATGGTGATATAATCACACTTCTTCATGTTTACAATTCTAATTCTAACACAAGATCAAGATCAAGAAGAAGTAGAAGCAAAGCTCGTCTTCTTCGCCTCAACGGTTTTCGATTAGCACTTTCCTTTCAAGACATTTGCAACAATTATCCAAAT ACAAAGGTTGAGATTATCGTGACAGAAGGGGACCAGGAAGGAACAAAGATTGCTGCTACTGTTAGAGAGATCGGTGCTTCTATGCTTGTTGTTGGACTACATGATCATAGTTTTCTTTACAA ATTCGCAATGGCCCATTCCCATATCAATTTCAACTGCAGAGTACTTGCCATCAAGCAGCCTCATCATGGTGACACACTAAGTCCCATGATATCATCAGTAGCTGTTGTAGATAGTTCAACCAACTTGGACTTTTCACAAATTGACATTTCTAATTTACA AATTGCATTATTGCAGAGTACCTCATACCCCTTCACCAAAAATTCGATACAGAATCTGTCCAAACCCATCTGCAATTATTTGGAGAACAAGGAGAAGCTGATCAAGGACACAATATCTCagttcacaatttttatttccttcttcttcttcttgttgtcAATATGCtataataatttatgttcaCCTACGACACATACACTGTATACAAAAAAAAGAGTACTAATTACTAATTAA
- the LOC123912835 gene encoding uncharacterized protein LOC123912835 isoform X3, whose translation MIVLQTKVEIIVTEGDQEGTKIAATVREIGASMLVVGLHDHSFLYKFAMAHSHINFNCRVLAIKQPHHGDTLSPMISSVAVVDSSTNLDFSQIDISNLQIALLQSTSYPFTKNSIQNLSKPICNYLENKEKLIKDTISQFTIFISFFFFLLSICYNNLCSPTTHTLYTKKRVLITN comes from the exons AT GATTGTGTTGCAGACAAAGGTTGAGATTATCGTGACAGAAGGGGACCAGGAAGGAACAAAGATTGCTGCTACTGTTAGAGAGATCGGTGCTTCTATGCTTGTTGTTGGACTACATGATCATAGTTTTCTTTACAA ATTCGCAATGGCCCATTCCCATATCAATTTCAACTGCAGAGTACTTGCCATCAAGCAGCCTCATCATGGTGACACACTAAGTCCCATGATATCATCAGTAGCTGTTGTAGATAGTTCAACCAACTTGGACTTTTCACAAATTGACATTTCTAATTTACA AATTGCATTATTGCAGAGTACCTCATACCCCTTCACCAAAAATTCGATACAGAATCTGTCCAAACCCATCTGCAATTATTTGGAGAACAAGGAGAAGCTGATCAAGGACACAATATCTCagttcacaatttttatttccttcttcttcttcttgttgtcAATATGCtataataatttatgttcaCCTACGACACATACACTGTATACAAAAAAAAGAGTACTAATTACTAATTAA